In one window of Brassica rapa cultivar Chiifu-401-42 chromosome A07, CAAS_Brap_v3.01, whole genome shotgun sequence DNA:
- the LOC103831859 gene encoding transcription factor BEE 3 isoform X1 — protein MANLSSDLQTYTVDDPITQLAELNNTLHQFQTMFAPPFSSSLDSLLFHHHQHQPLPDHFLGKSPENNFHQGVFIPSNIHNKNDDSSLDSKKRKTLMASMSTSENSVSDQTSSAQVSINGNVLTKNNSSRRGKRLKNIEDKKEREVVHVRAKRGQATDSHSLAERVRRGKINERLKCLQDIVPGCYKAMGMATMLDEIINYVQSLQNQVEFLSMKLTAASSYYDFNSEADAVDSMQKAKAREAVEMGQGRDGNTVFHSSSWTL, from the exons ATGGCAAATCTCTCTTCTGATCTTCAGACATACACAGTGGATGATCCCATAACTCAACTTGCAGAACTCAACAACACTCTTCATCAGTTCCAAACGATGTTTGCTcctcctttctcttcttctctggaTTCTCTCCtctttcatcatcatcaacatcaaccGTTACCAGATCATTTTCTCGGAAAATCTCCCGAGAATAACTTTCATCAAGGGGTTTTCATCCCTTCTAATATTCACAACAAAAATGACGACTCGTCTCTCGATTCCAAGAAGAGAAAAACACTAATGGCGTCCATGTCTACGTCGGAGAACAGTGTCTCTGATCAAACCTCTTCTGCTCAAGTTTCCATTAATGGAAATGTTCTGACCAAAAAT AATTCGTCAAGGAGAGGGAAAAGGTTGAAGAATATAGAAGATAAGAAAGAGAGGGAAGTTGTTCATGTTAGAGCCAAAAGAGGTCAAGCCACTGATAGCCACAGCTTAGCAGAGCGG GTTAGACGAGGGAAAATAAACGAGAGGTTGAAATGCTTGCAAGATATAGTCCCCGGATGTTACAAG GCAATGGGAATGGCCACGATGCTGGATGAGATAATTAATTACGTCCAGTCGTTACAAAATCAAGTCGAG TTTTTATCTATGAAGCTTACAGCAGCGAGTTCTTACTATGACTTTAACTCAGAGGCTGATGCTGTTGATTCCATGCAG AAGGCAAAGGCACGTGAGGCAGTAGAGATGGGGCAAGGGAGGGATGGGAATACTGTCTTCCATTCATCATCATGGACCCtttga
- the LOC103831859 gene encoding transcription factor BEE 3 isoform X2 gives MANLSSDLQTYTVDDPITQLAELNNTLHQFQTMFAPPFSSSLDSLLFHHHQHQPLPDHFLGKSPENNFHQGVFIPSNIHNKNDDSSLDSKKRKTLMASMSTSENSVSDQTSSAQVSINGNVLTKNNSSRRGKRLKNIEDKKEREVVHVRAKRGQATDSHSLAERVRRGKINERLKCLQDIVPGCYKAMGMATMLDEIINYVQSLQNQVEFLSMKLTAASSYYDFNSEADAVDSMQVQNLEF, from the exons ATGGCAAATCTCTCTTCTGATCTTCAGACATACACAGTGGATGATCCCATAACTCAACTTGCAGAACTCAACAACACTCTTCATCAGTTCCAAACGATGTTTGCTcctcctttctcttcttctctggaTTCTCTCCtctttcatcatcatcaacatcaaccGTTACCAGATCATTTTCTCGGAAAATCTCCCGAGAATAACTTTCATCAAGGGGTTTTCATCCCTTCTAATATTCACAACAAAAATGACGACTCGTCTCTCGATTCCAAGAAGAGAAAAACACTAATGGCGTCCATGTCTACGTCGGAGAACAGTGTCTCTGATCAAACCTCTTCTGCTCAAGTTTCCATTAATGGAAATGTTCTGACCAAAAAT AATTCGTCAAGGAGAGGGAAAAGGTTGAAGAATATAGAAGATAAGAAAGAGAGGGAAGTTGTTCATGTTAGAGCCAAAAGAGGTCAAGCCACTGATAGCCACAGCTTAGCAGAGCGG GTTAGACGAGGGAAAATAAACGAGAGGTTGAAATGCTTGCAAGATATAGTCCCCGGATGTTACAAG GCAATGGGAATGGCCACGATGCTGGATGAGATAATTAATTACGTCCAGTCGTTACAAAATCAAGTCGAG TTTTTATCTATGAAGCTTACAGCAGCGAGTTCTTACTATGACTTTAACTCAGAGGCTGATGCTGTTGATTCCATGCAGGTACAAAATCTCGAGTTTTAA